The Symphalangus syndactylus isolate Jambi chromosome 11, NHGRI_mSymSyn1-v2.1_pri, whole genome shotgun sequence genome contains a region encoding:
- the LOC129493340 gene encoding LOW QUALITY PROTEIN: uncharacterized protein (The sequence of the model RefSeq protein was modified relative to this genomic sequence to represent the inferred CDS: deleted 2 bases in 1 codon; substituted 1 base at 1 genomic stop codon): MFLVVAVNSLTLYQPSFRPLLGDACCLCVAAAAGALCRDLGPRHAHTRGPNDGSCGLSQWHHRQHGDSPAXRLFLARGARLASTRGRNEHSPKGSLQNCLLSIRVQTTHLPHLRAGVTSRCILLCLSESPVGLRSVACSGDLFGGPLTGFLAFLVSCLTPSGIPGITSLTKLAPTSSSQGLALGPLSPPSCDAASPSISLGL; this comes from the exons ATGTTCCTCGTGGTGGCTGTGAACAGCCTTACTCTGTATCAACCCTCCTTCCGCCCTCTTCTGGGCGATGCCTGTTGCTTGTGTGTGGCAGCAGCTGCTGGAGCCCTTTGCAGAGACCTGGGACCTCGCCACGCACATACACGGGGACCCAATGATGGCTCTTGTGGACTATCACAATGGCATCATCGCCAGCACGGTGACTCCCCTGCCTGAAGACTTTTTCTGGCCAGAGGAGCCCGTTTGGCCTCCACAAGGGGCAGGAATGAACATTCTCCAAAGGGCAGCCTCCAAAACTGTCTGCTGAGCATCAGGGTACAAACAACCCATCTCCCCCACCTGAGGGCGGGCGTCACTTCAAGGTGCATTCTACTCTGTCTCTCAGAGTCACCAGTGGGACTGCGCTCAGTGGCCTGCAGTGGTGACCTGTTTGGCGGCCCCCTCACTGGCTTCCTTGCCTTCCTTGTTTCCTGCCTCACTCCATCTGGTATTCCTGGGATCACCTCCCTAACCAAA CTCGCACCCACATCCTCATCCCAGGGTCTGGCCCTGGGGCCCCTGTCTCCACCATCCTGTGATGCAGCTTCACCTTCCATCTCCTTGGGCCTCTGA